The sequence TGGCGGGGTTCACGCTCGTCTTCCTCGGACCGCTCTACTGGATGGTCACCGGAGCGCTCAAGTCCGGCCAGGAGATCGCGCAGACCCCACCGTCGCTGTTCCCGAAGGACCCGCAGCCGCAGAACTACATCGACGCGTGGAACAACCTCGCCCTCGCCAAGCTGCTCTTCAACACCTTCTACTACGCGATCGGTGCGGTGCTGTTCCAACTGGTCTTCGACACCGCCGCGGCGTACTCGTTGTCCAAGCTTCGGCCGATCTTCGGCAACGTGATCCTCGCCCTGATGTTGGGGACGCTGATGATCCCGGCCATGGTCCTCATCGTTCCGCAGTACGTGACGGTGATCGACCTGCCGATCCTGCACATCAACCTGCTCGACTCACCGTTCGCCATCTGGTTGCCCCTGGTCGCGAACGCGTTCAACATCTTCCTGCTGAAGCGGTTCTTCGACTCGATCCCCGAGGAGCTGATGGCGGCGGCCCTGATGGACGGGGCGACGTCACTGCGCACGCTCTGGTCGATCATCCTGCCGCTGTCGCGTCCCATCCTCGGCGTCGTCTCGATCTTCGCCGTGACGGCGGTCTGGAAGGACTTCCTCTGGCCGAAGCTGGTCATGCCGTCGCCCGAGACCCGGACGGTCAGCGTCGGCATCTACGCCTTCGCGGGCGGCACGCCGATGAACGTGGTGATCGCCGCCTCGGTCATCGCCGCGATCCCGACTGTCATCATCTTCCTGATCTTCCAGCGGAACATCATGTCCGGT comes from Micromonospora vinacea and encodes:
- a CDS encoding carbohydrate ABC transporter permease, which gives rise to MAQDSGTRTLISQSQLSRGRGRVIYWTLLVVVVAGFTLVFLGPLYWMVTGALKSGQEIAQTPPSLFPKDPQPQNYIDAWNNLALAKLLFNTFYYAIGAVLFQLVFDTAAAYSLSKLRPIFGNVILALMLGTLMIPAMVLIVPQYVTVIDLPILHINLLDSPFAIWLPLVANAFNIFLLKRFFDSIPEELMAAALMDGATSLRTLWSIILPLSRPILGVVSIFAVTAVWKDFLWPKLVMPSPETRTVSVGIYAFAGGTPMNVVIAASVIAAIPTVIIFLIFQRNIMSGLTTGSIKG